One stretch of Calditrichota bacterium DNA includes these proteins:
- a CDS encoding NADH-quinone oxidoreductase subunit C gives MNIEKSHAVETEIARTIESTFHSAKVRVIRERRIEVVLRGDLLPSLASNLKYYHQFQHLSLISCVDWIEEKQFELVYFFWSYTKKVLVLVKVRVDRENPKFVTIRPLWRQAQTYEREIHEMFGIDFEGNPNQTPFLLEDWDAIPPMRRDFNTRKYVNETYDWRPGRDEHYVPRVVIAETYHERQDGVVGFEEDRVVIHTKNGEKEK, from the coding sequence AAATTGCCCGAACGATCGAAAGCACATTCCACTCGGCAAAGGTTCGTGTGATTCGTGAAAGGCGAATAGAGGTCGTTTTGAGGGGAGATTTACTTCCTTCTTTGGCCAGTAATTTGAAATATTATCATCAATTTCAGCACCTTTCCTTGATTTCCTGTGTGGATTGGATAGAGGAAAAACAATTTGAGCTGGTTTATTTTTTCTGGTCTTACACAAAAAAGGTGCTTGTTTTGGTGAAGGTTCGGGTCGATCGGGAAAATCCAAAATTTGTGACGATTCGTCCGCTTTGGAGACAGGCTCAGACCTACGAAAGGGAAATCCACGAGATGTTCGGAATTGATTTTGAGGGAAATCCCAATCAAACCCCGTTTTTACTGGAGGACTGGGATGCCATTCCGCCCATGCGCCGCGATTTTAATACGCGAAAGTACGTTAATGAAACCTACGACTGGCGTCCGGGCCGGGATGAACACTACGTACCCCGCGTGGTTATTGCGGAAACCTACCACGAACGGCAGGATGGGGTTGTCGGATTCGAGGAAGACCGGGTTGTGATTCACACCAAAAACGGGGAGAAAGAAAAATGA